A window from Canis lupus baileyi chromosome 4, mCanLup2.hap1, whole genome shotgun sequence encodes these proteins:
- the TYSND1 gene encoding peroxisomal leader peptide-processing protease, producing the protein MARQWGPSLRAAEKAGCVVSASRAGQPAAGSWSCSGVIVSRGPDLVLCHGGILTPFLRAGSAALTAAGAAFLRGDSCGDDLRLHVQWGPAAASPAGGAERGRAGLCTPQCAAPEPGPPARPRGRPLQPPRPAELLLLLSCPAFRAHFARLFGGEAAEQWRFASAAPDDQVSEEEEEDQLRALGWFALLRVRRGPEQEPAERGPAVAVAPLGAVPKGAPLLACGSPFGAFCPDIFLNTLSRGVLSNAAGPLLLTDARCLPGTEGGGVFAARPAGALVALVAAPLCWKAREWVGLTLLCAAAPLLRAARAALGRPGPGAPGLAALLPPEVGAPWGLPLRAPGPPWAAAAVLVECGAVWGSGVAVAPRLVVTCRHVAPREAARVLVRATPPKSAMIWGHVVFATQETSPYDIAVVSLEEDLQGIPLPVPTEHFHEGEAVSVVGFGVFGQACGPSVTSGILSAVVRVDDTPVMLQTTCAVHGGSSGGPLFSTCTGDLLGIVASNTRDNNTGATYPHLNFSVPVTVLQPALQRYRQTGDLGGLRELDGAVEPVKVVWRLQRPLTKAPRSKL; encoded by the exons ATGGCGCGGCAGTGGGGGCCCTCCCTGAGGGCGGCCGAGAAGGCCGGCTGCGTGGTGAGCGCCTCCCGGGCCGGGCAGCCCGCGGCGGGCTCGTGGAGCTGCAGCGGGGTGATCGTGAGCCGCGGCCCGGACCTGGTGCTGTGCCACGGGGGCATCCTCACCCCCTTCCTGCGGGCCGGCAGCGCGGCGCTCACGGCGGCCGGCGCCGCCTTCCTGCGCGGCGACAGTTGCGGCGACGACCTGCGCCTGCACGTGCAGTGGGGCCCGGCGGCCGCGAGCCCCGCGGGCGGCGCGgagcggggccgggccgggctgtgCACGCCCCAGTGCGCGGCCCCCGAGCCCGGCCCGCCGGCCCGCCCCCGCGGGCGCCCCCTGCAGCCGCCGAGGCCCGccgagctgctgctgctgctgagctgCCCCGCCTTCCGGGCCCACTTCGCGCGCCTCTTCGGGGGCGAGGCGGCCGAGCAGTGGCGCTTCGCGAGCGCGGCGCCGGACGACCAGGtgtcggaggaggaggaggaggaccagcTGAGGGCGCTGGGCTGGTTCGCGCTGCTGCGGgtgcggcggggc ccggagcagGAGCCGGCGGAGCGCGGGCCGGCCGTGGCCGTGGCGCCCCTCGGGGCCGTGCCCAAGGGCGCGCCGCTGCTGGCCTGCGGCTCCCCGTTCGGCGCCTTCTGCCCGGACATCTTCCTCAACACGCTCAGCCGCGGGGTGCTCAGCAACGCCGCGGGCCCGCTGCTGCTCACCGACGCGCGCTGCCTGCCGGGCACCGAGGGCGGCGGCGTGTTCGCGGCGCGGCCCGCGGGGGCGCTCGTGGCGCTGGTGGCCGCGCCGCTCTGCTGGAAGGCCCGCGAGTGGGTGGGCCTGACGCTGCTGTGCGCCGCCGCCCCCCTGCTCCGCGCCGCGCGGGCCGCGCTCGGCCGCccgggccccggcgccccgggcctGGCCGCCCTCCTGCCGCCGGAGGTGGGCGCCCCGTGGGGCCTGCCCCTCCGGGCGCCCGGGCCCCCGTGGGCAGCCGCGGCCGTGCTGGTGGAGTGCGGCGCCGTCTGGGGCTCCGGAGTGGCCGTGGCGCCCCGCCTCGTGGTGACCTGCCGGCACGTGGCCCCCCGGGAGGCGGCCAGGGTCCTGGTGCGCGCCACGCCCCCCAA GAGTGCTATGATCTGGGGACATGTGGTGTTTGCCACCCAGGAGACCTCTCCCTATGACATAGCGGTCGTGAGCCTGGAGGAGGACTTACAGGGGATCCCCCTGCCTGTGCCAACTGAGCACTTCCACGAAG GTGAAGCTGTCAGTGTGGTGGGCTTTGGCGTCTTTGGCCAGGCTTGCGGGCCCTCGGTGACCTCAGGCATCCTGTCAGCCGTGGTGCGGGTGGATGACACACCGGTGATGCTACAGACCACATGTGCTGTGCACGGCGGCTCCAGCGGGGGACCCCTCTTCTCCACCTGCACAGGAGACCTCCTGG GCATCGTGGCCAGCAACACCAGAGACAATAACACAGGGGCCACGTACCCCCACCTGAACTTCAGCGTTCCCGTCACCGTGCTGCAGCCGGCCCTGCAGCGGTACAGGCAGACAGGTGACCTGGGTGGCCTCCGGGAGCTGGATGGGGCCGTGGAGCCAGTGAAGGTGGTGTGGCGGCTGCAGCGGCCCCTGACCAAGGCGCCCCGCAGCAAGCTCTGA